The genomic DNA actcaagtaaaagtaagtcacccagtaaaataatacttgagtaaaagtctaaaagtatttggttctaaatgtAACTGCTAAAGTATCACATTTCTTATATTAAGCGAAGCAGACaccaccattttcttgtttttaaaatgtacggaaaaacaggggcacactccaacagagacatcatttacaaaagatgcatttgtgtttagtgagtctgtcagatcagaggcagtagggatgaccacatgttctcttgataagtgtgtgaattggaccattttcctgtactgctaagcattcagtacttttgggtgtcagggaaaatgtaaggagttaCTATTTGAACTAGCATCCCTACTGCATGcaaacaagagaaagaaagagatagtgGTGTGTTTAATGccactctacagtataacctgagAGTGCCGCTATCTGACTGGAAGTACAGTGTTATGTGTCACAATCAAATGTGTCCCTGGATAGGTTACAACACCCACGCAGATATTTTCATAGCGCATTTAATAGAATAGAATGTACCTCTGCATGTTCTCCATGTCTCTGCAGCTGAGTTGATGACCCTTAACCTGAGGAACAGCAGCAGAGGCAACAGCAGCATCAGAGATGACATAACAGCTTGCTCCAGCCAATCGCAAGCACTGTGACTGATCCGAACGCCAATTGACGCTCATCTccaacacgtgtgtgtgtgagtatgtgtagtgtgtgtgtatgcttgtgtgtaaGGTGTGTCTAGAGATGGACCTTAGAGAGTGTCTGTAGAAAACATCTTCAGAGAGTCCAGATGACAAAGTAAAGCTTGGATCTAAACTACTCTACATCTGTCTTCAGccgaggcagacaggcaggctccTAATGagttagttctgtctggtccagccCCTTCTCTTATATACCAGGCCCATGCAAATCACTAACCAGTCTGTCAATAATTTCACAGAGTAGAACGGAAGCCAACTGTATCGCTCACAAACTCTTCTGAGAGtgtgtgagaaggagagagagcaagatgaATACCCAAGGTGGAGTTGTATAGGTTTAGATACAGAAATAAGGAGCTGTACTACAAAAACCTTCGCATTAGATAAACACCATAAAGAGTCGAAGTAGTCATttttaaaaggaaaataaatacatttgaaaacatgcATACCACCGGTGATCTCTGCTCCACCAAGAGTGCTTGATACCAGCTAAGCTATTACCATATTAACCAAGATCCCTGTTATTAGGACCTTTATTATTGTAGTAGCTGAGTGGATGACTGTGCATTGTGTTCTTTTGGTGAGTTTATTTACACAAGACACATGCTTTCATATCAGATTTGCTAATATTACATTgagaaaatgtaataaaaattgTAGAGGGGAATTAGGTACAACTCCCAGGTGCAGACCCGGGGTGTTCACTCTTTCTGTTCTATACCTTTTACTGCTCTGTTTAGCCTTTTCTTCAAGAGCAGGTTTGTGTGCTTTGGTGGATCATTTGGGCAGGAGGACGGTGTCCTATAGAGACTAGTCTAGTGTGTTTCTCCTAGCCATTTATATTAAAGGCTACAGGATCTGACAGGATCATGATATAACTTTCTCCCTTCTTGTATCTCTATCCCATCAGGCTATTAATCAACTGTGCTTAATCTGACTGCATCAGCCAATCACAGAGTGATCTAACATCCTGACAGATGGCTGACCGCAGGCACAGGTGTAATAAAGGGAGATTTAATTGGTTTTGCTAACTCCTCGGTCCTCtcctccttttgaaaaaggtcaaaggttatCGAGAAGAAACAAATGCAAATACATTTAATTATTCTCCTCCGCAAGGATGACGTTTACAGAGGAATCCCAAAATACAAGTTCAAAGTGGTAAAAATGAATTTGAATGTATATCGTTTTTAAATGTGTTCATCTAGTCCTTCGAGAACACAGCAGCTTATTCAAGGGAGTGTAGTGAATTTCGGAGATTTACAATAAACAGTAGCACCCCCTGCCGGTCTCTTTATGCAGCTAAGAAAACATTTGTGACCATACTGTGAAATACTGCTGGATAGGGTCTAACATATACACAACAGGTAGAACATACACGACTATAGACAATACATTGAAGATACAATTCATGATTCGCATGTGTAATTGGTAGTCCACTGAATAAGCCCGTTTTCTATCTGACACACATTTAAAGGAGGAGCGGGACAGGGAGCCTGAGTACCAAACTATATTTATTGTTTACAGTAGTAAAAGACGCCAAACAATGTACAAATCAGTAGAGAAACCAAACTAATACCATATGACAAAACATGTGGGTAAAGAACTTAACTGCCCCTCCCCTTATGCTCCAAGTAGACGTAgcccctaaccacagatctaggatcagaaaACCAGAACCCCCAAAACATTAACCATTACGGGGATGCAaatgatctgaccctgtatcagtgtTTAAGGATGACTTCTCCTTCCCACCCAAAAACCAAAAGcagagtcactgacagggttgcTATAAGAACTGAccactgaagaaaaaaaaaaatcccatatGGAATCAGGGAATATTCCCTTTTGACTGCCCTCTAAAAaactaggggtgcatctcaacaGTACAAGTAGCTTCCTTGTGACAAttggtctcctctccttcattcttGTAAAACCGACACTAAAGAACTGGACAGTTGAAAGCTTATTCCATGGTCAGCATCCACCTTAGCCCGAATGTTCACGTCGGTGCCAAATGAAGGAGGCAACACAAGACTTGAGATGTACCCTTGGTTTTCACCCTCGAAAAAAACTTGGGCGCCCCATGTCAAACCATTGGAAGGGTCCAGAAGCCACCCCTAACCCCTAGGCCTTTTGTAGATTTGAGGTGTTGGATAAATACAAAACACTACACAAGTGGCTTAGGTGTAGGGAGTTGTTTCTAGATCAAAACCCATGATTCTTAGCATTGGAAAGACCCAGAAGCTGTCCAAGACTGTTGAAGAGATCAATGTTGACTAAGACAGACATTTAAGGGGAGCACCCCCACCCAAAACTGCGCCAGACATCTTTTAAAATAAGAACAAGGAAACAGATGATGGGGAAGCCTCAAAGTAGAAGTTGCCccttaccacagatctaggatcagctcattGTGTCCTAAACTTAACCTCATCTAATATGGGGTAAACTAATAACTGACGTTAAATCAGTGTTTAGGGGGCAAGTTCATCCCACTCCCCTCAGGACAAAACCGAGACAGacatatttaaaaaacaacaatggAACACAGAAGCTGAAGAGGAGCAGTGGGCGTGGTTTGGGTATGTCAATCACTGTAACAGGAGGGGCTTAGCAGAGACCACCTGTCTGCTGTTGGAAAACATCTATGGTGTCTTCATCCTCCATCTCCAGCTAAAGAGAGAATTAACATGggtgagatggaaggagagagggatctAGTAAAGAGTGATTCCATGAGGGGGAAGTTCTGTGAGAAAGTAATCAAGTTAATTGAGAGCAGGTGTGCTTTAGTTGAGACAAGATAATGGCGTCAGAGAAGCTGTGCTTTAAGAATGAGATAAGAGAATAGAGTAGAGGGTGtttagagagaatagagagctgCCAGTTGTCTGTGCAGTGTACCTGTGAAGGTGTGTCCGTTTCGTTGATTGGCTGTCCGTCAAACCTGAACCTGATCTGCCTTATCGAGAGAccctgcaggagagagaggacacattAGAAATACATGGGACAGATATTCCTATAGTATTAGGAATCAGGTCAGCTCTATTGACAATATTTCTATGTTCAGTGTGCCCCTGCTCCAGTCTTCACCATTGAGGCAGCAGGTAGGAGGGCAAGGTGTCTGATTGGCTACTGTGCTGACCTGACGTTCGCAGTAGGCCTTCATCAGTTTGCTGAGCGGAGTGTGCCTCTTGATTTTGAACTGAACCACAGAGCCGTCCTGACCGGCTACCTTTAAGTTAATGTGGTCGTTCTCAGTCTTCACGCCctcctgaaacacaaccaaacagCAATTAAAAGATTAACAATGTCGTTTTTCAGTCTTCAATGCGTCGGGTCTTGGAGAGCCAAACAATTGATGAGTTGTGCAACCACTGTTAGGCCTCCTCATACGTCTCTGGTAAGATCTGGACATGGGGTAGGTAGTGTTCTTGCCCAGTGAATTAGGGTTGCTTGTGGGTGGTACTGGGTCTGGTGAATGCGCGGAACCTGTAGGCTGTGACTGAGGCAGCCAGCTACTAGACCCAGGCGTTATCCACTGCAAAATCCACGTTCAGCTTGTCCTAGTGCCTCAAATCGAAAACAAATTATATCCCAACACTATCAATCAGTGGTTAGAAACCATTTCGTACAGACCACTTATGATCAAGCTAGCTTTACCTGGTCTTACCGGCGCCTGGCCAACGCCATGCGTGTTTACTGGCCTAAAAGAAACAGTGCAATAACTAGGTTATTTAGCCATTTCAATAAGTGGATGCCGACGAATGCATCTAAATCACTCGAATACGGCTTCCAAATGGTGTCACATTTTGTGCCGCTTGCCTTGCGgcgtttagctagctagctgctagcgTGGTATGGCTTCCACAAAGAAAAACCCGCAAACGGTATCGGTGTATTCAACTTCGAAATGTAAGTGTTAGTTGTTACAACAATTATATTATCTGGTCGAAATATTTCGTATAACATCACTAATAGTTTTTATATCTGATAAACTTAAATATTGTATCCGGAGGCAGCACTCCATTCATTTAACTACGAAACAAACAGTGCGCCGATTCAAACAAACGTGCAAACCGGGCCATTTTTTATTGCATATTTCAGGCGCTATTTGACATTAGACTGTTCTAATCACCTTAAATACCCACCACATGCTGATAGACGGCTAGCCTTACCTTTGGTTTCTCCTCCGACATTTTGATGGGTTTTCTTTAAAGGATTTGCTGGTTAAAATGCAATTTTGGCTGTGTTTTCGTTCGCACCTCTTTAAGCTATATGCTCTTCTCCTCCGCAAACACGGGAACGCGCTTTGGTCTCTCGTTCCGCAGACACTGATTGGCTTTCGTGGAAACACGTGACATATTCTCTCCGGGACGGGGATGCGTAATTCAGCCAAATACTCGGCCACGCGACATTAAGAACCCGCCAAAGGCAGGGCTGAGTGTGGCCCTTGGTTAATCTCAAATAAATACACACATTACactcagatcaaattgtatttgtcacatgcttcgtaaacaacaggtgtagactaccatacttacaagtccttaaccaacagtgcagttcaagaagagttaataAAAGATTTAcctaataaactaaagtaaacaaataaaaagtaacacaaaaaaaGAAcaataactgggctatatacagggcggtaccgagtcaacgtgcgggggtacaggttagtcgaggtaatttgtacatgttggtaggggtgaagtgactatgcatagataataaacagcgagtagcagcagagtaaaaacaaatggagggagggagtgtcaatgtaaatagtccggtggccatttgattaattgttcagcagtcttgcggcttggaggtagaagctgttaaggagccttttggtcctagacttggcgttccggtacagcttgccgtgcggtatcAGAGAAAAcattctatgacttgggtgactggagtctctgaccaTTTTTtaacatggctatgtacagggagtaccagaataATGTTGTAAAATACAAATTATATCAAGCCAAATCTTCCATCTTCATCACAATGGATAGAGAaatggggtgtattcattacagaaGCAAACTGAGAGTGGGGGGGTATGGCTTTTGATGACCAGTCGGGGGCGCTCCAACTCAACATGTCATTTCTCTCTTAAGGGAGAAAGGGAAGTATTGGACTGGGTAGGGATCGAGGCCTGGGTTTACATTCCAGAAAGATTATCTCTGTGGCTCTGGTCATAGAAAATGCTTGAATAAAGAGTATATGTATCCTTGATAAAAAATAGTATATTGAGATTAAGAATTAAGGTTTGAGTCAGAACTGCAGGAATTCCTGTTTATTCACATCTCTACTATTGTTGAGGTTACGATCACTGGTCTGATATGGTTGTTGTAGGTTTCTCACTATGAGGTAGAGGTTATTGTAGGAGCTAGGAGTTGATAAGATCCAAAGAGACAAGTCTTACATAGTGGAAAGTTTTATTTGAATAAAAATAGATTTGTTCAATCAACAGACAAAGGGTAGTATATTACACAACTAGACATTAATAAAATGTTGATTCATTTGGCCTGACAATATTCTAACTGAAGTAGCTGGTGTCTGTAATGAGAAAGCTGTCACCGGTAGAAAAATATTACTTAGATCTGACATTCTTTGTCATTTTACAAGGTGTGTACATTCTATATGGTAGggtacatttctatctgcaattcTGAGCATTCAACTCTTCTGAATAGCCTCCTAttaaaagctgcaatatgtaactttttgggcgacctgaccaaattcacatagaaatgtgagttatagatctgtgaCTCTTTGAAAGCAAGTTTAAGAAGCAGATCTATGCTTACcgtatggaaaatatatttcacagctgtttagatggtacaatgactctctaaactatacttgcttgttttgtcgcAAACTGAAATAAGGTGAACTATTAATATTTTAGCAAGCAGGAAATGGCGGagggatttctgcatagtgcTTCATTAAGTACAATTCTGGTTAAAATTAGAAAAACAATACATCTATACAAGTTTATTGTTTGATGGAGTACAGGTGTGCGTGCACTGGACACATTTCTGATAGTTCACCATCAGATAAATATACATAGAAAAAGGTCAACATAGATAAGGTCAACTTTCCTGGAGTGTATCTTCTCATTCAAGTAGA from Oncorhynchus clarkii lewisi isolate Uvic-CL-2024 chromosome 7, UVic_Ocla_1.0, whole genome shotgun sequence includes the following:
- the LOC139412969 gene encoding small ubiquitin-related modifier 3, yielding MSEEKPKEGVKTENDHINLKVAGQDGSVVQFKIKRHTPLSKLMKAYCERQGLSIRQIRFRFDGQPINETDTPSQLEMEDEDTIDVFQQQTGGLC